aaacatcAATTGGATCTTCCAATGTGGGGTACATATAAAAAGCAAATAGTATTtgataagccgtggccacacggggcgaaaactctagcgcaaacgaaaaaattaatgccaaaacgtttacgcttgccgtttacatgctgtcaaacgattattggtccgtggagcgtaaaacctagcgtaaaagctttttgcaaacggtagggctcacaatatgttctttttgtggtttacatcgacagtgagtgatcattactaatgtattcaatccttttcttcaaaaaaacgattttaatttcctcaacccggccatgtaaacatatcgaagcgcaaaagttttggcattaattttttcgtttgcgctagagttttcgccccgtgtggccacggctatacaATCCGTCTTATTTGGAAGGAagctctatctctatctctctatctctcttttctctttctctctctctccctctttcatTCTCTTACCCTCTCTCTGCTCATCGTAATGGATAGATTTTCTTCCTAATATCCATAGTTTGATCCTTGCACTTTGACCTTTCAATCGTTAACGCCGATTATCTTTCTCAAGTTTAATGCAAATAAAGTTCGCGCAAAGTGCAAATAATACGATTTTCCTCATCGTAGAATGCCGACAACCGAGAGTCATGCCAGCAATGACTACTTGAAGATTACCCTCCCACCGGAGATCGAGTGAAAgcacaaatggaaaaaatcaCAATCTAATAATCCAAGCGAATTTCCCTACATATTCTAATGCAACACACGCAAGACAATAATACATTTGAATCGTGCTTAGTTTTCAATCAGCCTACCTTATCACACAGAGTTTTCACTTGCGATTCGGTTAATTGTTTGCACTCGTTCAGTTGTTCGATCCATTGATCCAAATCTTTTAGTGTAGCTTTATCTTCCATCGCAATGGGTATGCAGAACTCGGCAGGCTTATTCCACTCACTTGTTTAGTACAGGAATTAAACAATTGCAATCTTTGTTACCAAGAAAATCATATGAATTCCGGATGGTTCAAGTCTGAGCAACTTCGAAGAAGCGCACTTCTAACAAAATGGCCGCTTCGGCTTGTGGAGAATGGATCATCAGACCATTTCGACTTTGAAAATCtagttttctctttcttcaatGAACGTGCTCTCGCTCATACCTAGCAGACTGTCAAAGCGTGGCTATTCTTATTGGTTCGGGAGTTTTGAAAACCAAACTTCAGGCCGCGTCCACATCACGCCGTCTCACGATAATGCGCACTACTTTTTGGCCTTAATtttttacgctagagtttacgcttcgtctTCGACTAGTAAACGAACAGAAATTTCAATAATAATCTATTTGGCATTCCCATGTTGCAATCGCGCTGAGGTCGCGGCGTTGTAGTTTCTATACGTAGCGTAAAGCGCCAAATATGTTGACTGCAATTTGGCATCGCGCGCCGACATTCGCACGCTCGTGTGGCAGGCGCTTCTGGCACTTTCTAGCAGTCGTTTTTTCGCAAAACCAAAATGTCAATTCTGCCAAGGATGTGTCAAACAGCCATCTTACAATTCCTTTTTCCTGCAACGTTCGGCGAGAATACACGTGCTTAGCATCGCTGCTGAAATTCTGTGAATTAACGCaaagtttaattgaaaataatgaCTGAAACGTTGCAGCTTCGTGGTCAGCTTCTGGGCCACTCCGGATGGGTTACGCAAATCGCTACTAACCCAAAATATCCGGACATGATTCTGTCTGCGTCTCGCGGTAGGTACAAGGACAAGTATTGTTAGATATGGCAAGACACGCAATGATAACTTTATTACCGAGGAAGACGGTAGGCGCGGTACGTTGTTCATCGCATTAGCTATTACTTTATTCATCATTCGCTACTTAACATGTGAaataatttcttcaaaaaaacgcgTAAGCGTCGCGTTGctgaaaaaatagaaaatgtaacataacctcactatcAGAATCCTATATTGCCATATAACGGGTTTATTTCTTTTGTCTTTCTTGCAGATAAAACGCTGATCGTTTGGAAGTTGACCCGTGATGAAAGCAGTTACGGCATTCCGCAAAAGCGACTGTATGGCCATTCGCATTTTATTTCGGACGTAGTGCTATCGTCGGACGGTAACTTTGCGCTATCTGGCTCGTGGGATAAAACTCTGCGTCTGTGGGATCTGGCAGCCGGCGTATCAACTCGTCGTTTCGAAGACCATACCAAGGTGTGACCTTTCTATACAGTTTTGTCTTCCCGGATTGAAAATGGAAGTTGGTTTGAGTGATGTAAACCATAAAGACCCTAGGAAAAAATCGATTCATATTTTTCAGTGGCGAGTCTTCATATGTGAAGCGTAAAGTGATCAACCTTTTCTTTCTGGGGCCTTTACAATGTACACACATTATTGGGCCTATGCGAGGCAGAAGAAATTTTAATTTGCGAGAGATCGTTATGTGCCAAAGCGTggcagaagatgaaaaagttCGTATTGTGCTAATGCTTCGCGGGCTGTGTGGTATATAGTATGCACCCATGTGCCGGGTAAATCATTCGCTCATAGGTACCGTGggaaaatttcattaatttaagCAATCATTCTACAGTCTGATTGAAAAGGATTAATTAGAACAGAAGCGAAAACAAGGCATTTCACCCTGTATCTTATAGATAGTTCTTGCACAATCCCAGCTCCACGCAGTtctaaatattttaatgaaccGCGTGGTGTTCATTTGAGCGTGCTAAAGTAAATTGTTTTCGATGAAGTCTAATTTCCCCTTTTTACTTTAAAGGTATCTCGGGGTTACTTTTTGTTGATAGACAAatttcaatccatccatcagtGATTATTCCTGCTATAATAATCGCCTAGATTCCTAATGATGTTTTCCATACGTTCGCTAtttattaattgaaaatttctttttaacaGGACGTCCTATCAGTCGCGTTCTCCGTAGACAACCGGCAGATCGTGTCTGGTTCTCGTGACAAGACCATCAAACTATGGAACACATTGGCGGAGTGCAAGTATACCATCCAGGAGGATGGCCATACGGATTGGGTGTCGTGCGTGCGGTTCTCGCCGAACCATACCAATCCCATCATCGTTTCAGCTGGTTGGGATCGTGTAGTGAAGGTGTGGAATTTGGCCAATTGCAAGTTGAAGATAGATCACCTCGGCCATAATGGCTATCTGAACTCGGTGTCTGTCTCTCCGGATGGTTCTCTCTGCACCTCGGGTGGTAAGGATTGTCGTGCTTTCCTGTGGGATCTTAATGACGGAAAGCATCTGCATACCCTCGAACACAACGAAGTTATCAACGCGTTGTGCTTCTCGCCGAACCGTTACTGGCTTTGCGTTGCGTATGGACCATCGATTAAAATTTGGGATCTTGCGTATAAAACGATGGTCGAAGAGCTGAAACCTGCTAAAACTGGTGACCCACCGCAATGCTTGTCACTTGCCTGGTCCACCGATGGCCAAACTCTTTACGCAGGTTACTCAGATAATATCATTCGAGTATGGCAAGTTTCTGTTTCTAGTCGTTAAACCGACAGAATTAAGGTTTCCCAGGTTACCAAGAACTGGGTTGTTTGTGATTTTTCGTTCTGCAAAGAGTGTTAaaggaacaaacaaaattattcTTTTTGAATAAAGAACATaggaaaaaatcaataactctctctttttttaagTATAGTTATTTATATTCGGTAAACCCGCAGCGGCCGTCGTGTTGCATAGCCAGTGTCCAGGGTATGCGTGCGGTGCCTGTCGCGGTGCATTTGTTTGGCGATAAGTAGTCATTGCAAA
The sequence above is a segment of the Anopheles darlingi chromosome 2, idAnoDarlMG_H_01, whole genome shotgun sequence genome. Coding sequences within it:
- the LOC125952024 gene encoding guanine nucleotide-binding protein subunit beta-like protein, whose translation is MTETLQLRGQLLGHSGWVTQIATNPKYPDMILSASRDKTLIVWKLTRDESSYGIPQKRLYGHSHFISDVVLSSDGNFALSGSWDKTLRLWDLAAGVSTRRFEDHTKDVLSVAFSVDNRQIVSGSRDKTIKLWNTLAECKYTIQEDGHTDWVSCVRFSPNHTNPIIVSAGWDRVVKVWNLANCKLKIDHLGHNGYLNSVSVSPDGSLCTSGGKDCRAFLWDLNDGKHLHTLEHNEVINALCFSPNRYWLCVAYGPSIKIWDLAYKTMVEELKPAKTGDPPQCLSLAWSTDGQTLYAGYSDNIIRVWQVSVSSR